In Thalassoglobus sp. JC818, a single window of DNA contains:
- a CDS encoding DEAD/DEAH box helicase, with amino-acid sequence MTTFEELNLIPPVQRALADENYKTPTPIQAQTIPPAIEGKDVLGCAQTGTGKTASFALPILNMLGKRNRKATPNRPSALILAPTRELAIQIGDSCSKYGRHLRLRHALIYGGVGQRQQVRSMKRGVHILVATPGRLLDLMNQGHIELDRLEVFVLDEADRMMDMGFLPDLKRIIKQLPEQRQSLFFSATLSPKIIELSNSLLRDPVNVNVTPETTSVEKIAQQVLFVEKRDKLKTLQKILAGENVGQTLVFTKTKRQANSVAEELMDDGIRATAIHGNKSQNARQKALEAFRRKRVDVLVATDVAARGIDITGITHVINFDLPMEAENYVHRIGRTGRAGAEGIALTFCSGQEFRELRGIERLIGQEIPVDPDFPRPERRRGRPNGGGGGKGRHGGPRRHNGSRPSSSSDKNSKNGKSKRRYSSDRTVSTTSNSEGRPSGVKKKRRSKPKFPRRQRDAKPTT; translated from the coding sequence TTGACTACGTTTGAAGAACTGAATCTGATCCCACCCGTCCAGCGTGCTCTCGCTGACGAAAACTACAAGACTCCAACTCCCATCCAGGCACAGACCATTCCCCCAGCCATTGAGGGGAAAGACGTTCTGGGTTGCGCTCAAACCGGAACCGGAAAAACCGCTTCGTTTGCTTTGCCGATCCTCAACATGCTTGGAAAACGAAATCGCAAAGCGACCCCCAACCGGCCGTCCGCTCTGATTCTCGCTCCAACTCGCGAACTGGCGATTCAAATCGGCGACAGCTGCAGCAAGTATGGACGCCATCTCCGACTGCGACACGCCCTGATTTATGGTGGCGTCGGCCAACGTCAACAAGTGCGTTCGATGAAACGAGGAGTTCACATTCTCGTTGCCACACCGGGCCGATTGCTCGACCTGATGAACCAAGGGCACATCGAACTCGACCGTCTCGAGGTCTTCGTTCTGGACGAAGCTGACCGCATGATGGACATGGGATTCCTTCCCGACCTGAAGCGGATCATTAAACAGCTTCCAGAACAGCGACAGTCGCTCTTTTTCTCAGCGACTCTCTCACCGAAGATCATTGAACTCTCTAACAGCCTCCTGCGGGATCCGGTCAACGTTAACGTGACGCCGGAGACCACAAGCGTGGAGAAGATCGCGCAGCAGGTCTTGTTTGTCGAAAAGCGAGACAAGTTGAAGACCCTTCAGAAAATCTTGGCGGGTGAAAATGTTGGCCAGACGCTCGTCTTCACAAAGACAAAGCGTCAAGCGAACTCAGTTGCTGAAGAGCTTATGGACGATGGAATTCGTGCGACCGCGATTCACGGAAACAAGTCGCAGAACGCTCGCCAGAAGGCACTCGAAGCATTTCGCCGCAAACGTGTCGACGTTCTCGTCGCCACGGATGTTGCTGCTCGAGGAATCGACATCACGGGAATTACCCACGTCATCAATTTCGACCTTCCAATGGAAGCCGAGAACTACGTGCACCGTATCGGACGCACGGGACGAGCTGGAGCCGAAGGCATTGCATTGACGTTCTGTTCGGGGCAAGAATTCCGCGAACTGCGTGGAATTGAACGACTCATCGGACAGGAAATTCCTGTCGATCCAGACTTCCCACGACCAGAGCGTCGACGTGGTCGTCCAAATGGAGGCGGAGGCGGCAAAGGTCGTCATGGTGGACCTCGCCGACATAACGGAAGTCGTCCCTCATCGTCGAGTGACAAGAATTCCAAAAACGGAAAGTCAAAGCGTCGGTACTCATCGGATCGGACTGTCTCAACAACTTCGAATTCTGAAGGGCGACCGTCGGGCGTGAAGAAGAAACGACGTTCGAAACCAAAGTTTCCACGACGTCAACGCGACGCGAAACCGACGACTTAA
- a CDS encoding cold shock domain-containing protein, translating to MAEGTIKRITDKGFGFIDDGSGKDMFFHSSALEGVAYDDLREGQRVTYNVGQGPKGPRAENVRTA from the coding sequence ATGGCAGAAGGCACAATCAAAAGAATCACCGACAAAGGATTCGGATTCATCGATGACGGCAGTGGAAAAGACATGTTCTTCCACAGCTCAGCACTCGAAGGCGTTGCATACGACGACCTTCGTGAAGGTCAGCGAGTGACTTACAATGTGGGCCAGGGCCCTAAAGGACCACGTGCGGAAAACGTCCGCACTGCGTGA
- the floA gene encoding flotillin-like protein FloA (flotillin-like protein involved in membrane lipid rafts), producing the protein MLPTWLVVLLCAVGVIFVAIVWRYFSLWLQGLVSGARIGLFQLFLMSLRNVNPRVIMQCRVMAVQAGIDNITTQAMEAQYLAGGDVLRLTLALIAANRAGIPLDWETAAAIDLAGRDVLEAVRVSVNPKVIRCPDPEVADQDTLDGVAKDGIQLKVRVLVTVRTNLLQLIGGATETTVIARVGQGIVSAIGSCDTYQDALMDPMAISREVLTKGLDSQTAFAIVSIDIADIDVGSNIGASLQIDQANADIRIARAAAEKRRAMAVAYEQEMRSRTQENRAKVVLAEAKIPVAIAESYRAGKLSTNIRRLELPYRRRAPLLVTDNRRSAKAPAN; encoded by the coding sequence ATGCTTCCGACGTGGCTCGTTGTCCTGTTGTGCGCGGTAGGTGTGATCTTTGTCGCCATCGTGTGGAGATACTTTTCACTGTGGCTGCAGGGGCTTGTCTCTGGAGCACGCATTGGCCTGTTTCAACTGTTTTTAATGTCTCTGCGAAACGTTAATCCGCGAGTCATCATGCAGTGCCGTGTCATGGCCGTTCAGGCAGGCATTGACAATATCACGACTCAAGCGATGGAAGCCCAATATCTCGCTGGCGGAGATGTTCTACGGCTGACTCTCGCCCTCATCGCGGCAAATCGCGCTGGTATTCCGCTCGATTGGGAAACAGCAGCAGCGATCGATCTGGCTGGACGCGATGTTCTGGAAGCTGTGCGAGTCAGCGTGAATCCCAAGGTGATCCGCTGTCCCGACCCGGAAGTTGCAGACCAGGACACACTAGATGGTGTCGCAAAAGATGGAATTCAACTCAAAGTGCGCGTGCTCGTCACCGTTCGCACAAACCTGCTTCAATTGATCGGCGGAGCAACTGAAACAACTGTCATTGCACGCGTCGGTCAGGGGATTGTGTCAGCAATCGGATCGTGTGACACTTATCAAGACGCGCTCATGGACCCCATGGCGATCTCAAGAGAAGTGCTCACCAAGGGACTCGATTCACAGACTGCTTTCGCGATCGTCTCGATCGACATCGCAGATATCGACGTGGGCAGCAACATCGGCGCATCTCTGCAAATCGACCAAGCCAATGCTGATATTCGAATCGCTCGTGCAGCTGCTGAAAAGCGACGCGCGATGGCTGTCGCTTATGAGCAGGAAATGCGTTCTCGTACACAAGAGAACAGAGCGAAAGTGGTCCTCGCGGAAGCCAAGATTCCAGTAGCAATCGCGGAGTCTTACCGCGCCGGAAAATTGTCAACAAACATTCGTCGATTAGAGCTTCCGTATCGCCGACGAGCTCCGCTCCTCGTCACTGACAACCGACGTTCGGCAAAAGCACCGGCCAACTAA
- a CDS encoding PEP-CTERM sorting domain-containing protein produces the protein MRKLGHLLVMVAMATATSVSDAGMVTKTFTATVDASSPFAGTVGTGSFTYDDSLLTGIGDEEIDFLSGLMIEFTIFGQTFTESDDIDLPDEPSLEFLDGVPEFLDFIIDERAFVTNPVPIIEPNVVRISFGSLTPAPIGGPDFISELSVEVTTIPEPTSFALFGLGTLTLFARRSRRQGVSNS, from the coding sequence GTGAGAAAACTTGGGCATCTACTCGTTATGGTCGCCATGGCCACCGCGACCTCGGTTTCCGATGCTGGGATGGTGACGAAGACGTTTACCGCAACCGTTGACGCTTCCTCGCCGTTTGCAGGCACAGTCGGTACAGGATCTTTCACGTACGACGATTCACTTCTCACTGGAATCGGTGATGAAGAGATTGATTTTTTATCCGGTTTGATGATTGAGTTTACGATTTTCGGCCAGACGTTTACAGAATCAGACGATATCGACCTGCCTGACGAACCAAGCCTCGAATTCCTGGACGGAGTTCCAGAGTTTTTGGATTTCATCATTGATGAACGTGCGTTCGTAACGAACCCTGTTCCGATCATTGAACCGAATGTTGTCCGCATCTCCTTTGGATCTCTCACCCCCGCTCCGATCGGTGGCCCAGATTTCATTTCAGAACTGTCTGTCGAAGTTACTACGATCCCTGAACCGACCAGTTTTGCTCTATTCGGCCTCGGAACTTTAACACTCTTCGCTCGTCGATCTCGGCGTCAGGGAGTGTCCAACTCTTAA